A window of Diabrotica virgifera virgifera chromosome 9, PGI_DIABVI_V3a contains these coding sequences:
- the LOC114328494 gene encoding facilitated trehalose transporter Tret1 yields MLNMDKGTIYQLFAAIIANLMAISDGMTVGWTSPMIPYFLSEESHIRMTKHEAEWLETWLLMGAVIGLPFTAYFVNKIGRKRSLLLASALLVVAWVIVMFARDVTVIYVSRVIAGIGGDMAFVAAPCYIAEIADQKIRGFLSSIIYLMMLTGVLTIYITGPFLPYYVPPIIGTCLLVVELVVFSMLPETPYYLLFSGQEEAAIRSIKFYRSSGSVEKELIDIRTAVERQKSETEKGGLKDILTVKSYRKSLLIMTVLNAAQQFSSINVILMNMHQILESAGSIYLEPSLSAIVFAAIMFVAAGLASGTVDKFGRKKLLYLSSILTGICLLTLAIYFHIKNAGYEYKHVSWVPLVAVMVYALVFKYGMGMVPIVITAEIFASKIKALGMALVDGVYVSAAIIAINLYNYLTDSYGMHVPFYLFSACSFLTSFYVIFFIPETKGKTLDEIQLMLEGRHK; encoded by the exons atgcttaaCATGGATAAAGGAACAATATATCAATTGTTTGCTGCAATTATAG CAAACTTGATGGCAATATCCGATGGAATGACAGTAGGATGGACGTCTCCAATGATACCTTATTTTCTCAGTGAAGAAAGCCACATCAGGATGACAAAACACGAAGCTGAATGGCTAGAAACATGGTTGCTAATGGGTGCTGTAATTGGTCTACCCTTCACAGCCTATTTTGTTAACAAGATTGGAAGGAAAAGATCTCTATTGCTAGCCTCAGCGTTACTTGTTGTAGCTTGGGTGATAGTGATGTTTGCCAGAGATGTCACCGTCATTTACGTATCGAGAGTTATAGCAGGAATAGGAGGAGATATGGCCTTTGTAGCTGCACCTTGTTATATAGCTGAAATTGCTGATCAGAAAATTCGAGGATTTTTATCAAGTATTATATATTTGATGATGTTAACTGGTGTATTAACCATTTATATTACTGGACCATTCTTACCTTACTACGTTCCTCCGATCATTGGAACTTGTCTTTTGGTAGTAGAACTGGTTGTCTTTTCCATGCTTCCAGAAACGCCGTACTATTTGTTGTTTAGTGGCCAAGAAGAGGCAGCAATAAGGTCTATAAAGTTTTATAGATCTAGTGGTTCAGTAGAAAAGGAATTGATTGACATCAGAACAGCTGTTGAAAGACAAAAGTCTGAGACCGAAAAGGGTGGACTCAAGGATATATTAACAGTGAAAAGCTACCGAAAATCTTTATTAATTATGACAGTTTTGAATGCAGCCCAGCAATTTAGTAGCATCAATGTCATCTTAATGAACATGCATCAAATTTTAGAATCGGCAGGTTCGATTTATCTGGAACCGTCATTATCAGCCATTGTTTTTGCCGCCATTATGTTTGTAGCTGCCGGTTTAGCATCTGGAACAGTTGATAAGTTTGGACGTAAGAAGCTACTTTACCTATCAAGTATTCTAACAGGAATATGCCTTCTTACCTTGGCTATATATTTCCACATCAAAAACGCTGGTTACGAATATAAACATGTTAGTTGGGTGCCCTTGGTAGCTGTTATGGTGTATGCTTTGGTGTTTAAGTACGGTATGGGGATGGTTCCTATAGTGATAACTGCAGAAATATTCGCTTCCAAGATAAAAGCATTGGGTATGGCTTTGGTGGATGGTGTTTATGTGTCTGCTGCTATTATTGCAATTAATTTGTACAACTATCTGACAGATAGCTATGGTATGCATGTACCATTCTATTTGTTTTCcgcatgttcatttttaacatcGTTTTATGTTATCTTCTTTATCCCAGAAACGAAGGGCAAAACTTTAGATGAAATTCAACTAATGCTTGAAGGAAGACAtaaataa